Genomic segment of Nitrospirota bacterium:
TCGAGGTTGGCTGCTTTTCTGGCAGGATAGAATCCAAAAAATACTCCAACCGCAGCCGAGAATCCAAACGCAAGAAATAGCGAACCTATTGATATTAATGTGGGCCAGTCGGCAAAATACGAAATCAGTTTTGATCCAATGATGCCGGATATTATGCCAATACTACCACCAATAAGAGCAAGAACCACAGCCTCGATTAAAAACTGCTTCATTATATCGCTTCCCTTTGCACCAACAGCCATTCTTATGCCTATTTCCCTGGTTCTCTCTGTTACCGAAACGAGCATTATGTTCATTATCCCTATACCACCAACTATCAGTGAAACTGACGCAACCGCACCTAAAAGAAGTGTCATAACCTTTGCAGATTCCTCTGCTGTTGAGAGAACCTCTGTAAGGTTTCTAACAGTAAAGTCATCCTCTTTTCTGGGTCCTATCTTGTGTCTCTGTCTGAGGAGTTCTGTTATCTGTCTTCCTGCCTCATCCATAAATTCTGGACCCTTTGCCTTAACAAATATCACCCTTACCATACCAAGAAATGCTGTGCCGAACAGTTTTTTCTGTGCAGTCGTAACAGGAACGACTGCAATATCATCCTGATCCATTCCCATTGGAGACTGTCCTTTTCTCGGTAATACCCCAACAACAGTAAATGGAACTTTCTTTATCCTGATAATCTGACCAACAGGGTCAATGTCACCGAAGAGGTTTTCAACAACTGTCTGTCCAAGAACAGCAACTTTTGTTGCCCCTTCCACATCCTGATTTGTAATTAATCTCCCTCTTAAAATATTCCATTCTCTTACCTCGAAGAAATCAGGGGTCTCTCCTCTCACCATTGTGCTCCAGTTCTGATTACCTGCAACAATCTGTGCTGTTCCTGGAAGCGATGGTGCTGACCGTTCAACAGCAGGACATTCGGCTGCTATCGCCTTTGCATCATCAACGGTAAGTGTTGGTGCTGTCCCTGCACCGAACCTGAGTCCTCCTGCGGTTGTAGCACCTGGTAATATTATAAATAGGTTAGAGCCTATACTGGCTATCTGTGCAGCTATCTTTGCCTTTGCACCCGAGCCAACAGCCACCATAGCAATAACTGCCCCAACGCCGATAATTATCCCGAGCATCGTGAGGGCAGAGCGCATCTTATTCACCCTTAATGCCTTTATTGCAATCTTTAGACTGGCTAAAAGATTCATTGTGGCCTACCAAGTGTCATGTTGAGTGAAGCAAAACATCTCTCTTTCCATCTTTCAAAATTTTACCATCTTTAAAAAATATAACCCTTTCAGCATACCCTGCAATATCGGCTTCATGTGTTACAAGGAGTATAGTAATGCCCTGTTCCCTGTTTAACACCTCGAATATCTTCATTATCTCAGCACTGGTCTTTGAATCAAGATTACCGGTCGGTTCATCGGCAAGGATTATCGCCGGTTCATTCACAAGTGCCCTCGCAATTGCTACTCTCTGTTGCTGTCCACCGGAAAGCTGGCTTGGATTGTGGTCTTCCCTTCCTGTAAGTCCGACTGCGTGTAGTGCCTTTAATGCCTTTTCCTTTCTTTCCCTGGCAGGTGTCCCGTTATAAAGCATCGGCAATTCAACATTCTCAAGTGCAGATGTGCGTGGAATGAGATTGAAGACCTGAAATACAAAACCTATCTTTTTATTGCGTATCTGGGCACGCTCATCCCTTTCCAGATTACCAATATCAGCACCTTCTAAGAGATAGATACCGCTTGTAGGCCTGTCGAGACAACCTATGATATTCATAAATGTTGACTTACCAGAGCCTGAAGCCCCCATTATAGCCACAAATTCACCTTTGTTAATTTTAAGGGTTATACCCTGAAGCGCAGGCACCTCTATCTCACCAATTATATATATCTTAATGAGGTCTTTTACCTCAATAAGTCTATCTCTCATATCTATCTGAACATGCGTGGCACGCCACCCGGAGGGTGTCCAGCGGCTGGTGAAGGTTTCATCTTAACGCCTAAAACACCTTCTACCACAACCTCCTGTCCTTCTTTTATATCGCCTTCTAATATCTCACTGAAGCTACCGTTACTGATACCTATTCTGACAGGTATCGCCTTCAATTTCCCTTTCTCAAGCATCCATACCTTCTGCCATGCTCTGTCTTTCTTATCTCTTTTATCACTTGATTCTTTTTTCTCAGGCGAAGAAGATCCCTTAGGTGGTCTGAACCTGAGTGCAGCATTAGGAACCTTAAGAACATTATCCTTCCGTGCAATTATAATTGAGACATTGGCTGTCATACCAGGCTTGAGTCTCAGATCAGGATTATCCACCCCGACAACTACATCGTATGTCACAACATTCTGAACAACGATAGGGGCATTTCTCACCTGTATTACCTTCCCTTCAAAAACCTTCTCAGGATAAGAATCTACTGTAAACTCAACATCCATCTCATCTTTTACCTTACCTATATCTGCCTCGTCCACATTGGTATCTATCTGCATCTTTGTAAGGTCCTGTGCGATAGTGAAGAGTGTGGGTGCCTGAAGGCTCGCTGCAACCGTCTGCCCTACATCAACATTCCTCGATATAACTATACCGTTAACAGGTGCCTTTATAACTGTATATGAGAGATTTACCTCGGCAAGATTGAGCGCAGCTTTTGCCTGTTCCACCTGTGCCACCGCAGAATTCACCTGTGCCACCGCAGAATCGTAATTGGTCTGTGCTGTATCAAGGTCACTCTGAGAGATTATCCCCTTTGCACTCAGTTCTTTCGCCCTCTCAAGATTCCTCTTTGTATCTGCTACCGCCACCTTTGCCTTCTCAAGATTCGCCTCTGCATTCACGAGATTAGCCTTTGCCTGATTTACCTGTGCTGAAAATGTA
This window contains:
- a CDS encoding ABC transporter permease; protein product: MNLLASLKIAIKALRVNKMRSALTMLGIIIGVGAVIAMVAVGSGAKAKIAAQIASIGSNLFIILPGATTAGGLRFGAGTAPTLTVDDAKAIAAECPAVERSAPSLPGTAQIVAGNQNWSTMVRGETPDFFEVREWNILRGRLITNQDVEGATKVAVLGQTVVENLFGDIDPVGQIIRIKKVPFTVVGVLPRKGQSPMGMDQDDIAVVPVTTAQKKLFGTAFLGMVRVIFVKAKGPEFMDEAGRQITELLRQRHKIGPRKEDDFTVRNLTEVLSTAEESAKVMTLLLGAVASVSLIVGGIGIMNIMLVSVTERTREIGIRMAVGAKGSDIMKQFLIEAVVLALIGGSIGIISGIIGSKLISYFADWPTLISIGSLFLAFGFSAAVGVFFGFYPARKAANLDPIEALRYE
- a CDS encoding ABC transporter ATP-binding protein, whose product is MRDRLIEVKDLIKIYIIGEIEVPALQGITLKINKGEFVAIMGASGSGKSTFMNIIGCLDRPTSGIYLLEGADIGNLERDERAQIRNKKIGFVFQVFNLIPRTSALENVELPMLYNGTPARERKEKALKALHAVGLTGREDHNPSQLSGGQQQRVAIARALVNEPAIILADEPTGNLDSKTSAEIMKIFEVLNREQGITILLVTHEADIAGYAERVIFFKDGKILKDGKRDVLLHST
- a CDS encoding efflux RND transporter periplasmic adaptor subunit, whose translation is MRKKGVIITIIIIILSIGGVIWWYYSKKDSAEKSYRTSKVERGELTSSVSASGTLNAIVTVLVGSQVSGTIQSLYADFNSVVKKWQVIARLDPSTFSAQVNQAKANLVNAEANLEKAKVAVADTKRNLERAKELSAKGIISQSDLDTAQTNYDSAVAQVNSAVAQVEQAKAALNLAEVNLSYTVIKAPVNGIVISRNVDVGQTVAASLQAPTLFTIAQDLTKMQIDTNVDEADIGKVKDEMDVEFTVDSYPEKVFEGKVIQVRNAPIVVQNVVTYDVVVGVDNPDLRLKPGMTANVSIIIARKDNVLKVPNAALRFRPPKGSSSPEKKESSDKRDKKDRAWQKVWMLEKGKLKAIPVRIGISNGSFSEILEGDIKEGQEVVVEGVLGVKMKPSPAAGHPPGGVPRMFR